Proteins from a single region of Desulfolutivibrio sulfoxidireducens:
- the cpaB gene encoding Flp pilus assembly protein CpaB produces MKSKATVHLVLAMLLAIVAGALTLNWLAKQKGRAPQGETTQGAPAPAKATVEVVVAKKALERGMRLVPDMLGTVPYDPDAVPPQSFTRPDELADRVLSRKLSPGDPVTADKLFPKGVTAAGLEQIVEPGKRAVTVKGGKELGAGGLITPGCRVDVIMTMDSEEKLDPDEPDIKESKLFLSDIPILAAGTEMETKIGKDGREELSPTDYFTLLVTPEEAEKLAYAVTNHVLTFALRSPGDQAREGTPGADLSALVERSESAVPAAAAEEPPVEVIRGLSKRHRPPKEDTFEKKAAPGSRSLLDVLTSGSSPAAGGDMDETGDADRKDLPLVIAK; encoded by the coding sequence ATGAAATCCAAGGCGACGGTGCATCTGGTCCTGGCGATGCTTCTGGCCATCGTCGCCGGGGCCCTGACCCTGAACTGGCTGGCCAAGCAGAAGGGTCGCGCGCCGCAAGGCGAGACGACACAGGGCGCGCCGGCCCCGGCCAAGGCCACGGTGGAGGTGGTGGTGGCCAAAAAAGCGCTGGAGCGGGGGATGCGTCTTGTCCCGGACATGCTTGGGACCGTGCCCTACGATCCGGACGCCGTGCCGCCCCAGTCCTTCACCAGGCCGGACGAGCTGGCGGACCGGGTGCTCTCCCGCAAACTGTCCCCGGGCGACCCGGTCACGGCGGACAAGCTTTTCCCCAAGGGTGTTACGGCCGCCGGCCTGGAGCAGATCGTGGAGCCGGGCAAGCGGGCGGTCACGGTCAAGGGCGGCAAGGAACTCGGGGCCGGCGGGCTGATCACCCCGGGCTGCCGGGTGGACGTGATCATGACCATGGACAGCGAGGAAAAGCTCGATCCGGACGAACCGGACATCAAGGAAAGCAAGCTTTTTCTCTCGGACATCCCGATTCTGGCCGCGGGCACGGAGATGGAGACCAAGATCGGCAAGGACGGCCGGGAGGAACTCTCGCCCACGGACTATTTCACCCTCCTGGTCACCCCCGAGGAGGCCGAAAAATTGGCCTACGCGGTCACCAACCATGTCCTGACCTTCGCCCTGCGCTCGCCCGGGGACCAGGCCCGGGAGGGCACTCCCGGGGCGGATCTTTCGGCCCTGGTGGAGCGTTCCGAGAGCGCCGTGCCCGCCGCCGCGGCCGAGGAGCCGCCGGTGGAGGTCATCCGGGGCCTGTCCAAGCGCCATCGTCCGCCCAAGGAGGACACCTTCGAGAAAAAGGCCGCCCCGGGCAGCCGGAGTCTCCTGGATGTGCTCACCTCGGGATCGTCTCCGGCGGCCGGGGGCGACATGGACGAAACGGGCGACGCCGACCGGAAAGACCTGCCCCTGGTCATTGCCAAATGA
- a CDS encoding sigma-54-dependent transcriptional regulator, which yields MAEKILVIEDDEVFRAMLAEALSSKGFAPACAGSVEEGLAKLAREPFDLVLTDVMLPGKSGIEAVSLIKELSPQTDVIVMTGYSTREKALEAVRRGAYDFFSKPFSLTELEIVIRRALERRGLRAELAVLRSTLATATGVPAIVGQSEGMRRVVEMIHRVAGLDTTVLVTGESGTGKEVVSDAIHALSRRATGPFIKVNCAAIPENLLESELFGHERGAFTGALALKKGKFELAQGGSILLDELGDMPLFLQPKLLRAVEQKRIERVGGQKPIDIDIRIIAATNQDLPRLVEEKQFRADLYYRLSVAVIHIPPLRERKEDLPLLVEHFLSRINVKLGVDLRGVSREAMGLLFEHDWPGNVRQLANVLERAAIMSSGEVLDAAQFREAFQARGGGAAVADADAGADHVVSLRQTLSDVERSMIEKALTRAGGVQKEAAALLGIGPKNLWNKIQKHGIDPARFCGQRT from the coding sequence ATGGCCGAGAAGATCCTGGTGATCGAGGATGACGAGGTGTTCCGGGCCATGCTCGCCGAGGCCCTATCCTCCAAGGGCTTTGCCCCGGCCTGCGCCGGGTCGGTGGAGGAGGGGCTGGCCAAGCTGGCCAGGGAGCCCTTTGATCTGGTTTTGACCGACGTCATGCTCCCGGGCAAAAGCGGCATCGAGGCCGTGAGCCTGATCAAGGAACTTTCCCCCCAGACCGACGTCATCGTCATGACCGGCTATTCCACCCGGGAAAAGGCCCTGGAGGCGGTCCGACGCGGGGCCTACGACTTTTTCTCCAAGCCCTTCAGCCTGACGGAACTGGAGATCGTCATCCGTCGCGCCCTGGAGCGCCGGGGGCTTCGGGCCGAGCTGGCCGTGCTGCGTTCCACCCTGGCCACGGCCACGGGCGTGCCGGCCATCGTGGGCCAGAGCGAGGGCATGCGCCGGGTGGTGGAGATGATCCACCGGGTGGCCGGGCTGGACACCACGGTCCTGGTCACCGGGGAGTCGGGTACGGGCAAGGAGGTGGTCTCCGACGCCATCCACGCCCTGTCCCGGCGGGCCACAGGGCCGTTTATCAAGGTCAACTGCGCGGCCATCCCGGAAAACCTCCTGGAAAGCGAGCTGTTCGGCCACGAGAGGGGGGCCTTCACCGGGGCGTTGGCCCTGAAAAAGGGCAAGTTCGAATTGGCCCAGGGCGGCTCCATCCTTCTGGACGAGCTGGGGGATATGCCTCTTTTTTTGCAGCCCAAGCTCCTTCGGGCCGTGGAGCAGAAGCGGATCGAGCGCGTGGGCGGGCAAAAGCCCATCGACATCGACATCCGCATCATCGCCGCCACCAACCAGGACCTGCCCCGGCTGGTGGAGGAGAAACAGTTCCGGGCCGACCTCTACTACCGCTTAAGCGTGGCCGTCATCCACATCCCGCCGCTTCGCGAGCGCAAGGAGGACCTGCCCCTTTTGGTGGAGCATTTCCTGTCCCGGATCAACGTCAAGCTCGGGGTCGACCTGCGCGGGGTCAGCCGGGAGGCCATGGGCCTTCTGTTCGAGCACGACTGGCCGGGCAACGTGCGCCAGTTGGCCAACGTGCTGGAGCGGGCGGCCATCATGAGTTCGGGCGAGGTCCTCGACGCCGCCCAGTTCCGGGAGGCCTTTCAGGCCAGGGGCGGCGGCGCGGCCGTGGCGGACGCCGATGCCGGCGCGGACCACGTGGTGTCGTTGCGTCAGACGCTTTCCGACGTGGAGCGCAGCATGATCGAGAAGGCCCTGACCCGGGCCGGCGGGGTGCAGAAGGAGGCGGCCGCGCTTCTCGGAATAGGTCCCAAGAACCTGTGGAACAAGATCCAGAAGCACGGCATCGACCCGGCCCGGTTTTGCGGACAGCGGACATAG
- a CDS encoding HDOD domain-containing protein: MVKVRVSDLVPGMVLGEDVLTPGGRFLMPRGARLDRSHLTTLAGWGLDTVEVVPAGDAPNPGGGGGDAAPAAAPAAPKPADFLGPAVEAVRPRFVFVDLADAAAAAVFKICVARTARRMARAAVEDPSGSGGEASAPSRPAPPPPAKSEANAQPIPTPEELLREDPQLVSLPEVFARINDVLRDPHSSVEDAAKIIGTDPSLSAKLLKLVNSAFFGRASRAVEKRFPAKVDSLTRAVMIVGGKQLATLALGVSVLPLFRDIPPEYVNMKAFWKHSIGCGIIARALAEHTGAAGQESYFVAGLLHDIGRLILYKHLPGPAGAVLRACREELTTLTRAEKAAFSFDHALLGGLLLRKWQYPAVLEKMVRYHHDLSEPLFIEEPAVIHVADFLANALAIGTSGEWRVPALLPEAFEALNLAPADLAGIVAGVDARIEEVFTSFFPGDEDA, from the coding sequence ATGGTCAAAGTCAGGGTCTCCGATCTGGTTCCGGGCATGGTGCTTGGCGAAGACGTCCTCACCCCGGGCGGGCGTTTCCTCATGCCCCGGGGGGCGCGCCTGGACCGGTCCCACCTGACCACCCTGGCCGGCTGGGGCCTGGACACGGTGGAGGTGGTCCCCGCAGGGGACGCTCCGAACCCGGGAGGCGGCGGGGGGGACGCGGCCCCAGCCGCCGCCCCAGCCGCGCCCAAACCGGCCGACTTTTTGGGGCCGGCGGTAGAGGCTGTCCGTCCCCGGTTCGTTTTCGTGGATCTGGCCGACGCGGCCGCCGCGGCCGTGTTCAAGATATGCGTGGCCAGGACGGCCAGGCGGATGGCCCGGGCCGCCGTCGAGGACCCGTCCGGTTCCGGGGGGGAGGCGTCCGCCCCGTCCCGTCCCGCCCCGCCGCCCCCGGCCAAGTCGGAAGCGAACGCACAGCCCATCCCCACCCCCGAGGAGTTGTTGCGCGAGGACCCGCAACTGGTCTCGTTGCCCGAGGTGTTCGCGCGCATAAACGATGTCCTGCGCGATCCCCACAGCAGCGTGGAGGATGCCGCGAAAATCATCGGCACCGATCCCAGCCTCTCGGCCAAGCTTCTCAAACTCGTCAACAGCGCCTTTTTCGGCCGGGCCTCCCGGGCTGTGGAGAAACGTTTTCCGGCCAAGGTGGACAGCCTTACCCGGGCGGTCATGATCGTGGGCGGCAAGCAGTTGGCCACCCTGGCCCTGGGCGTGTCCGTGCTGCCCCTCTTCCGGGACATCCCCCCGGAATACGTCAACATGAAGGCCTTCTGGAAACACAGCATCGGCTGTGGGATCATCGCCCGGGCCCTGGCCGAGCACACGGGCGCGGCCGGCCAGGAGAGCTATTTCGTGGCCGGGCTGTTGCACGACATCGGCCGTCTGATCCTGTACAAGCATCTGCCCGGACCGGCAGGCGCGGTCCTGCGCGCCTGCCGGGAGGAGCTGACGACCCTGACCCGGGCCGAAAAGGCCGCGTTCTCCTTTGATCATGCCCTGCTGGGTGGGCTTTTGCTGCGCAAGTGGCAATATCCGGCGGTTTTGGAGAAGATGGTGCGCTACCATCACGACTTGAGCGAACCCCTGTTCATCGAGGAACCGGCGGTGATCCATGTGGCCGACTTTCTGGCCAACGCCCTGGCGATCGGCACCAGCGGGGAATGGCGGGTGCCGGCCCTTTTGCCCGAGGCCTTCGAGGCCCTGAATCTGGCCCCGGCCGACCTGGCCGGGATCGTGGCCGGCGTGGATGCACGCATCGAAGAGGTGTTCACCAGCTTTTTCCCGGGCGACGAGGACGCGTGA
- a CDS encoding glycosyltransferase, translating into MAGSSEAEKKSGISGELFALSQADACSYYANYLNTFQIDFPLSLSFVNRMFAEGPGSLSPRARTLLEQAIKAVVNLAGLDPSMLRIGLESGIVPGAAVIIKILEATHAEPETFEEIRKASFKEYAPDLRRICRAVLAKHPMAVRYADMLLTLDLFEGRQPDAALESFNCPKALRLLWTKRLFDHHATMGDDARAWPLWENIREQANDPFSLSRAAEMHRRAGRVDEAVAFYERALALDPLQRPYALRIQALRTPFAPDPGLLRTKKVCVCLYSFNKAQILGETLESLAGSDIGPARIKVLLNGCADDSAAVVANARRLFPHNDFEVIALPVNIGAPAARNWLLSLPDVRESDYVAFLDDDIYVQPDWLSHMLTVAESDPKIGNVGCKVVFPGEYRLLQYLYRHVSFCTEEAIRVSLPTPFLQYDIGLYDVVRETRVVMGCQHLLRVASLADAPLFDIRYSPSQIDDTDHDLQLCLAGWKVMYCGTVTCVHRQNSGTSLRSRLDAAGYGSIMGNDVKFHYKWLNHLEALRGMDSLGLNG; encoded by the coding sequence ATGGCGGGTTCATCCGAGGCCGAGAAAAAGTCTGGCATCTCCGGGGAGCTCTTCGCCCTCTCCCAGGCCGACGCCTGTTCGTATTACGCCAACTATTTAAATACGTTCCAAATCGACTTCCCCCTTTCCCTGTCCTTCGTCAACAGGATGTTCGCGGAAGGCCCCGGCTCGTTGTCGCCACGGGCGCGCACCCTCCTGGAACAGGCCATCAAGGCCGTGGTGAATCTGGCCGGCCTCGATCCGAGCATGCTGCGCATCGGCCTGGAGTCCGGCATTGTCCCCGGGGCCGCGGTGATCATCAAGATCCTCGAGGCCACGCACGCCGAGCCCGAAACCTTCGAGGAGATCCGCAAAGCCTCTTTCAAGGAATACGCCCCGGATTTGCGCCGCATCTGCCGCGCCGTGTTGGCCAAGCACCCCATGGCCGTGCGCTACGCCGACATGCTTCTGACCCTCGACCTCTTCGAGGGCCGGCAACCCGATGCGGCCCTGGAGTCGTTCAACTGCCCCAAGGCCTTGCGGCTTCTGTGGACCAAACGGCTGTTCGACCACCACGCGACCATGGGCGACGACGCCCGGGCCTGGCCCTTGTGGGAAAATATCAGGGAACAGGCCAACGATCCCTTTTCCCTGAGCCGGGCGGCGGAGATGCATCGCCGCGCCGGCCGGGTGGACGAGGCCGTGGCCTTTTATGAACGGGCCTTGGCCCTCGATCCCCTGCAACGCCCCTATGCCCTGCGCATCCAGGCCCTGCGCACCCCGTTCGCGCCCGATCCAGGCCTGCTTCGGACCAAAAAGGTCTGTGTCTGCCTCTACAGCTTCAACAAGGCACAGATCCTGGGGGAGACCCTGGAAAGCCTGGCCGGCAGCGACATCGGCCCGGCCCGGATCAAGGTCCTGCTCAACGGCTGCGCCGACGACAGCGCCGCTGTGGTTGCCAATGCCCGCCGACTCTTTCCGCACAACGACTTCGAGGTCATCGCGCTGCCGGTGAACATCGGCGCGCCCGCGGCCCGCAACTGGCTGCTTTCCCTGCCGGATGTCCGGGAAAGCGACTATGTGGCCTTTCTCGACGACGACATCTATGTGCAGCCCGACTGGTTGAGCCACATGCTCACCGTGGCCGAAAGCGACCCGAAAATCGGCAACGTGGGCTGCAAGGTGGTCTTCCCTGGCGAGTATCGACTGTTGCAATATCTGTATCGGCACGTCTCCTTCTGCACCGAGGAGGCCATCCGGGTCAGCCTGCCCACGCCATTTTTGCAGTACGACATCGGCCTGTACGACGTGGTTCGGGAGACGCGGGTGGTCATGGGCTGCCAGCACCTTTTGCGCGTGGCCTCCCTGGCCGACGCGCCCCTGTTCGACATCCGCTATTCCCCGTCCCAGATCGACGACACGGACCACGACCTGCAACTGTGCCTGGCCGGCTGGAAGGTCATGTACTGCGGCACGGTGACCTGCGTGCACCGTCAGAATTCTGGGACCTCCCTACGCAGCCGGCTGGATGCGGCCGGCTACGGCAGTATCATGGGCAACGACGTGAAATTCCACTACAAGTGGCTCAATCACCTGGAAGCGCTACGCGGCATGGACTCCCTGGGACTAAACGGCTAG